A stretch of Episyrphus balteatus chromosome 2, idEpiBalt1.1, whole genome shotgun sequence DNA encodes these proteins:
- the LOC129911594 gene encoding coiled-coil domain-containing protein 13 yields the protein MDTIQKVDRSTLTDAVSLTDSIFFERKSPQVKKVLRKKLSAVKQENQTLEDVISVKNTEIEDLKKSIQSLNEIINSSSFNDLKQNSNISNAKIFELKKKNHDLHVDIDYVKNKNMKLESKVQALEIELKKAVEKQKEPIPKKLDGPFEVLQSKLTQTKQKLFDSLNQNVELKNHLKLAQKCIQQEIGEHINLNILAAAGTNWRGRAQQILSLQLKINELKAQLENVRSKFGWSEDYPDEPPVRRDQIYHRIEIEGLKKDIEALTAHIDEQNQKIAASKARNTNLVADVTKLKEKCTNLESMGKSSDNTIATLKERLDIQKFHYENRISDLQKQITDTQKYRADFEFHREEMQIKVENLQAELERRENHIGHLNETIRKLEKDLKSICGDYLFECRDFKKEEFTGLIDALESEKNNLLALNKTMNQRLDAERMKILDLVNQISKQKIKICRLEGKIRDLEKEHDWQMEKKRRSQRISEYTSNINSNTCIVPSFVFENTSNADIPSNSCEDQSKIYEIEELRNKLEISKEKITILEDKLNYLNEEKQSDTKTFENIIKMSKSVLLDTIHQIKNKSSSELK from the exons ATGGATACAATTCAAAAAGTAGATAGATCCACACTCACAGATGCAGTTTCCTTAACAGATTCCATATTTTTCGAACGAAAAAGTCCCCAAGTCAAAAAAGTCCTTCGCAAGAAGTTATct GCTGTAAAACAAGAAAACCAAACATTAGAAGATGTAATTTCGGTTAAAAATACTGAAAttgaagatttgaaaaaatccatACAATCTCTCAACGAGATTATAAATTCCTCTAGctttaatgatttaaaacaaaattctaacaTCTCCAATGCCAAGATATTtgagttaaaaaagaaaaatcatgaTTTACATGTTGATATAGACTATGTCAAGAATAAAAACATGAAACTTGAATCAAAAGTCCAGGCATTAGAAATAGAATTGAAAAAAGCTGTTGAAAAACAGAAAGAACCCATTCCTAAGAAGCTTGATGGACCTTTTGAAGTTTTGCAGTCAAAACTGACTCAAACAAAGCAAAAACTCTTCGACAGTTTGAATCAAAATGTCGAacttaaaaaccatttaaaattggctcaaaaatgtattcaacaAGAAATTGGAGAACATATAAATTTGAATATCTTGGCTGCCGCCGGTACAAACTGGCGGGGTCGAGCTCAACAAATTCTTAGTTTACAGTTAAAAATCAATGAACTTAAGGCTCAGTTAGAAAATGTTAGGAGTAAATTTGGTTGGTCCGAAGATTATCCAGATGAACCACCTGTTCGTAGAGATCAAATTTACCATCGTATTGAGATTGAAGGTCTTAAAAAAGACATCGAAGCCCTAACAGCTCACATAGatgagcaaaatcaaaaaattgcaGCTTCAAAAGCTCGCAACACAAATCTTGTTGCCGATGttacaaaattgaaagaaaaatgcaCAAACTTAGAATCTATGGGGAAGAGTAGTGATAATACCATTGCAACTCTTAAAGAAAGACTTGATATTCAAAAGTTCCACTACGAGAACAGAATATCTgacttacaaaaacaaataaccgATACACAAAAGTATCGTGCTGACTTTGAATTTCATCGAGAAGAAATGCAAATAAAAGTTGAGAATCTTCAAGCTGAGTTGGAGAGAAGGGAGAATCATATTGGACATTTGAATGAGACTATAAGAAAGCTAGAGAaagatttaaaatcaatttgtgGAGATTATTTGTTTGAGTGTAGAGATTTTAAAAAG GAAGAATTTACAGGACTAATCGATGCACTGGAGTCtgagaaaaataatttgttggCATTGAACAAAACGATGAATCAGAGATTGGATGCAGAAAGGATGAAGATTCTTGATCTCGTTAACCAAATTTCTAAGCAGAAGATTAAAATATGTCGACTGGAAGGCAAAATAC GTGATCTCGAAAAAGAACATGATTGGCAAATGGAAAAGAAAAGACGTTCCCAACGAATTTCTGAATATACCAGCAACATTAACAGCAATACTTGCATAGTGCCAtcgtttgtttttgaaaatacatcCAACGCTGATATTCCATCTAATAGCTGCGAAGATCAATCTAAGATTTACGAAATTGAAGAATTAAGAAACAA aTTGGAAAtatctaaagaaaaaattacaattctCGAAGACAAACTCAACTATTTAAACGAAGAAAAACAAAGTGATACGAAAACATTTGAAAACATAATTAAAATGTCCAAATCTGTTCTTCTTGATACAATTcaccaaattaaaaataaatcttcatccgaattgaaataa
- the LOC129911595 gene encoding coatomer subunit zeta-1 gives MTLFVKIKNYTSNKKTHPTKMDGFMLEPTLNIVKGMCIMDNDGNRILAKYYDKNILPTVKEQKTFEKNLFNKTHRSNTEIIMLDGLTCVYKSNVDLFFYVMGSTYENELILLSVLNCLYDSISLILKKNVEKRLVLDNLEIIMLAFDEICDGGIILDADPSSVVKRVDLRNDDIPIGEQTVAQVLQSARDQLKWSILK, from the exons ATgacactttttgtcaaaatcaaaaattacacgtcaaacaaaaaaactcacccAACAAAAATGGACGGATTCATGCtg GAACCAACACTAAACATTGTCAAAGGAATGTGCATTATGGATAACGATGGAAATCGTATCCTTGCCAAATACTATGACAAAAACATTCTGCCAACAGTCAAGGAACAAAAAACCTTTGAAAagaacctttttaataaaacccaTCGTTCCAACACGGAAATTATCATGTTGGATGGTTTAACCTGTGTTTATAAAAGTAATGTAGATTTGTTTTTCTATGTTATGGGGAGTACCTATGAAAACGAATTGATTCTCTTGTCTGTACTCAATTGTTTGTATGATTCAATTAGTTTGATTCTCAAAAAGAATGTCGAGAAACGTTTAGTTTTAGACAATTTGGAGATTATCATGTTAGCCTTTGATGAGATCTGTGATGGAGG AATCATTTTAGATGCGGATCCATCGTCGGTGGTGAAACGTGTCGATTTGAGGAACGATGACATTCCAATTGGAGAGCAAACAGTTGCCCAG GTTCTGCAGTCGGCAAGAGATCAACTCAAATGGTCGATactaaagtga
- the LOC129911593 gene encoding LIM and SH3 domain protein Lasp isoform X1 — MNKTCARCNKIVYPIEELKCLDKTWHKTCFKCTECGMTLNMKTYKGYNKSPYCEAHIPKAKATAIADTPELKRIAENTKIQSNVKYHADFEKAKGKFTQVADDPETLRIKQNTKIISNVAYHGDLEKKAAMEKQRETAEVGDTRDQESEYFSETLAAEQLSQYAPLPPHPPQQTLPPPPIHHQQQNTASITPSNQAAQISPQSYSSQPLPSSSSSPPSSLNQRNQQQQQLQQQVQQHYQQPMSAQIIKTNAQNNTQQIYSHQQQHYPQQPIKQPTQQQQQQQQQPPTKQTSHLYPHHAQQPSHTMTNSTSAVGSNNDNYQQQQQQQQQLVATNNYNQLRSSILQNSHNPTGGYQVDSASGYYDQYDNYARPAPTKQPHQQQQSYTNNNMSGYGNPNSNLAPPQKHQHNNYGYQQQATQQFINSQQQTAAAYNNYNNSPTPNNSTGTTNGGLNVNGSGNRMMGVNNAGSGVGTGGSGSGGGGILSGGGIGVLNSTAAGTAPTPGGGGGGGSIGKIADYDPLTDGPRNIPNTTRPSTTLIYSSDRGSVSNAYPKRVGSIADIDPANGVYGSLTESQAAQQQHQQQQYYQQQLHLLQQQQQHHQNQVRQHQQQQQQLQQQQQQQQQQAHQHHHQQQQQQQQHQLAQNKQNMRVYRALYDYEAQDTDEVSFREGDVIFEVDSIDSGWMTGKVERTGKTGMLPANYVEQAVI; from the exons GCACATTCCAAAAGCGAAAGCAACAGCAATCGCCGATACACCCGAATTGAAAAGAATAgcagaaaatacaaaaatccaATCAAATGTGAAATATCATGCTGATTTTGAGAAAGCTAAGGGAAAATTCACACAg GTTGCAGATGATCCCGAAACCCTTCGAATTAAACAAAATACGAAAATCATATCAAATGTTGCCTATCATGGTGATTTGGAAAAGAAAGCAGCCATGGAAAAGCAAAGAGAAACAGCTGAAGTGGGTGATACCAGAG ACCAAGAATCTGAATATTTCTCTGAGACTCTTGCGGCCGAACAATTATCACAATATGCCCCACTACCACCACATCCACCACAACAAACATTGCCACCACCACCAATACACCACCAACAGCAAAATACTGCTTCAATAACACCAAGTAATCAAGCGGCGCAAATATCCCCCCAATCATATAGTAGCCAACCTCTCCCATCATCATCCTCATCACCGCCGTCttctttaaatcaaagaaaTCAGCAACAACAGCAATTACAACAGCAGGTACAACAACACTATCAGCAACCAATGTCAGCACAAATAATCAAAACAAATGCACAAAACAACACACAACAAATTTACTCTCACCAACAACAGCATTATCCACAACAACCTATAAAACAACCAacccaacaacaacagcagcaacaacaacagcctCCAACAAAGCAGACATCACATTTGTATCCGCATCACGCACAACAACCATCACATACAATGACCAATAGCACCAGTGCCGTTGGAAGCAACAACGATAactatcaacaacaacaacagcagcaacaacaacttgtTGCCACGAACAACTACAATCAGCTAAGGTCTTCGATTTTGCAGAATTCTCACAATCCAACTGGTGGATACCAAGTGGACTCTGCATCGGGATACTATGACCAATACGACAACTATGCTCGGCCAGCACCAACAAAACAAccacatcaacaacaacaatcctACACCAACAACAATATGAGTGGATATGGCAACCCTAACTCAAACTTGGCCCCACCGCAAAAACACCAACACAACAACTATGGCTATCAGCAGCAAGCAACTCAACAATTCATCAATAGTCAGCAGCAAACAGCAGCAGCTTACAACAATTACAACAATTCACCAACGCCAAACAATTCGACTGGTACGACTAATGGGGGCTTAAATGTTAATGGTAGTGGCAATCGCATGATGGGGGTTAATAATGCTGGTTCAGGTGTTGGTACTGGTGGTAGTGGTAGTGGCGGTGGGGGCATACTAAGTGGTGGTGGTATTGGGGTATTAAACAGCACGGCAGCAGGAACGGCACCAACACCCGGTGGTGGTGGTGGGGGCGGTAGCATTGGTAAAATAGCTGACTACGATCCACTTACCGATGGTCCACGAAATATACCGAACACGACACGACCCAGCACAACACTTATCTATAGTTCTGATCGTGGATCAG tGAGTAATGCTTATCCTAAACGAGTTGGATCGATTGCTGATATTGATCCTGCTAATGGAGTTTATGGTTCATTGACGGAATCACAAGCGGCCCAAcagcaacaccaacaacaacaatactatCAACAACAATTGCATTTActacaacagcaacaacaacatcatcagAATCAAGTAAggcaacatcaacaacaacagcaacaactacagcaacaacaacagcagcaacaacagcaagcacatcagcatcatcatcaacagcaacaacaacaacagcaacatcaGCTAGCGCAAAACAAGCAAAATATG CGAGTGTATCGCGCACTCTATGACTACGAGGCACAGGATACGGATGAAGTTAGTTTCCGAGAAGGTGATGTTATTTTCGAAGTCGATTCCATTGATTCTGGCTGGATGACAGGCAAAGTGGAACGAACTGGTAAAACTGGTATGCTGCCAGCTAATTATGTAGAACAAGCAGTAATCTAA